In one Nicotiana tomentosiformis chromosome 6, ASM39032v3, whole genome shotgun sequence genomic region, the following are encoded:
- the LOC138893719 gene encoding uncharacterized protein, with protein MIKAETFGWKESMDRFAAEKEDGRAQLSSVKSQLRGMKGKSSTQANKIKDLEARLDSEFAKAKSEAEKAKTEAEAIVVIYRADAEAAQVQARETAETSQTQAHWIAELAKCQSRRETLEEIHARGFDLTDEIIKAKEHEDDVRVLASSYDDDDGSKSGSKNGEDLDGEEASPEEN; from the coding sequence ATGATAAAGGCGGAGACCTTTGggtggaaagaaagtatggaccgttttgctgctgaaaaagaggatggtcgagcccaattatcatcggtcaaaagtcagcttcgaggcatgaaggGGAAGAGCTCAACTCAGGCAAATAAAATAAAGGATCTTGAGGCTCGGTTGGATTCCGAAtttgcaaaggccaaatctgaagccgaaaaggcaaagacCGAGGCAGAGGCGATCGTGGTTATctaccgggccgatgctgaagccgctcaagtccaagcgagagagaCAGCTGAGACCTCTCAAACTCaagcacattggattgctgaactcgccaaatgccaatctcggagggaaaccctcgaggagatccacgctcgaggttttgatcttaccgatgagataataaaggctaaagagCATGAAGATGATGTTAGAGTGCTGGCCTCTTcctatgatgatgatgatggcagcaagagcgggtccaAGAATGGGGAGGatctcgatggagaagaagcttcccctgaggaaaattag